One genomic window of Psychrobacter cibarius includes the following:
- the serA gene encoding phosphoglycerate dehydrogenase gives MALSLQKDKIRFLLLEGLHDNALKVLEGAGYHNIENISHALDQDELIEKIKDAHFIGIRSRTQLTREVLEHAHKLIGIGCFCIGTNQVDLDAARDLGIPVFNAPYSNTRSVAELVLAEAIMLYRGIPEKNATVHRGGWGKSATNSHEVRGKTIGIVGYGSIGSQLSVLAESFGMKVIYHDAVTKLPLGNAVQVGSLEELLSTADIVTLHVPDVPSTRYMMKAEQFAHMKDGSYFINAARGTCVEIDDLAAVLESGKILGAAIDVFPKEPKSADEEFESPLRKFDNVILTPHIGGSTQEAQANIGLEVADKFVRYSDQGDTATAVNFPEVSIPFKENSHRLLHIHRNVPGVLSQINRLFAEAGINILAQSLMTEGDVGYLVMDVDYNDSTAALDQLKDVEETIRVRILF, from the coding sequence ATGGCGTTATCACTACAAAAAGACAAAATCCGGTTTTTATTGCTTGAAGGTCTACATGACAATGCTTTAAAAGTATTGGAAGGAGCTGGTTATCATAATATCGAAAATATCAGTCACGCATTAGATCAAGATGAGCTGATCGAAAAGATTAAAGATGCTCACTTTATCGGTATCCGTTCGCGTACGCAATTGACACGTGAAGTACTTGAGCACGCGCACAAGCTCATCGGTATTGGCTGCTTTTGTATCGGTACTAACCAAGTAGACTTAGACGCTGCACGTGATTTGGGTATTCCCGTCTTTAACGCGCCATACTCAAACACCCGCTCGGTGGCTGAATTGGTATTGGCCGAAGCCATCATGCTATATCGCGGAATTCCTGAAAAAAACGCGACCGTACATCGTGGCGGTTGGGGCAAGTCTGCGACCAATTCACATGAAGTACGTGGTAAGACAATCGGTATCGTCGGTTATGGCTCTATCGGTTCGCAACTGTCTGTCTTAGCAGAAAGCTTTGGTATGAAAGTCATTTATCATGATGCTGTGACCAAATTGCCACTAGGTAATGCGGTACAAGTAGGTAGCTTAGAAGAGCTACTATCAACGGCTGACATCGTGACATTGCATGTGCCTGATGTACCAAGCACCCGCTACATGATGAAAGCTGAGCAGTTCGCGCATATGAAAGACGGCAGCTACTTTATCAATGCCGCTCGTGGTACTTGCGTAGAGATTGATGATTTAGCCGCTGTGCTTGAATCTGGTAAAATTTTGGGCGCAGCGATCGACGTATTCCCAAAAGAGCCAAAATCAGCTGATGAAGAGTTTGAATCACCACTGCGTAAATTTGATAACGTCATCTTGACGCCGCACATTGGTGGCTCAACTCAAGAAGCACAGGCCAATATCGGACTTGAAGTCGCTGATAAGTTTGTTAGATACTCTGACCAAGGTGACACAGCGACAGCCGTGAACTTCCCAGAAGTTTCTATTCCGTTCAAAGAAAACTCGCATCGTCTGTTACATATCCATAGAAACGTGCCAGGCGTGCTGTCTCAGATCAACCGTCTGTTTGCAGAAGCAGGAATTAACATCCTAGCACAGAGCCTGATGACAGAAGGCGATGTCGGTTATTTGGTCATGGATGTTGATTACAATGATTCAACTGCCGCGCTAGATCAGTTAAAAGACGTAGAAGAGACGATTCGCGTGCGTATTTTGTTTTAA
- a CDS encoding rhodanese-related sulfurtransferase, with protein MSTIQDHNTDSNIQNSTVTDNKSAPAYDSVTNNIVVAALYKFTRFADFEQYREPILNNMLDNDVKGTLLIANEGINGTISGTRQGIDNVLEYLRSIEAIGSFTFKESYTDAQPFYRTKVKLKKEIVTMGVENIDPLQSVGRYVKPSEWNALISDPDVILIDTRNDYEVKIGTFQNAVNPNTETFREFPEYVAKEMDPAKHKKVAMFCTGGIRCEKSTAYMREQGFEEVYHLEGGILKYLEEIPASDSMWQGDCFVFDNRVSVNHNLEKGNYEQCFACRMPITVDDMQSLAYIKGESCPHCINKATDEQKSRFREREHQMQLAKKRGEAHIGSDVIDVIEKRKAAKIEARRQAEEANKANAE; from the coding sequence ATGAGTACCATTCAAGACCACAATACAGATAGCAATATCCAAAACAGCACTGTCACCGACAACAAATCAGCCCCAGCCTACGATAGCGTCACCAATAACATCGTCGTTGCCGCTCTATATAAGTTCACGCGTTTTGCTGATTTTGAGCAATACCGCGAGCCAATTTTAAATAATATGCTCGATAATGATGTCAAAGGCACGTTATTGATTGCTAATGAAGGCATTAATGGTACGATTTCTGGCACACGCCAAGGTATCGATAACGTCCTTGAGTATCTGCGCAGTATCGAAGCGATTGGCAGTTTTACCTTTAAAGAATCTTATACCGATGCTCAGCCTTTTTATCGTACCAAAGTGAAGCTCAAAAAAGAAATCGTTACCATGGGCGTTGAAAATATCGACCCATTGCAATCAGTTGGACGCTATGTAAAACCAAGCGAATGGAATGCGCTTATCTCTGATCCTGACGTCATCTTGATTGATACGCGTAATGATTATGAAGTTAAAATCGGTACGTTCCAAAATGCCGTCAATCCAAATACCGAAACGTTCCGCGAGTTCCCAGAATACGTCGCGAAAGAGATGGATCCAGCCAAACATAAAAAAGTCGCGATGTTCTGTACCGGTGGTATACGCTGTGAGAAGTCTACTGCTTATATGCGCGAGCAAGGATTTGAAGAGGTGTATCATTTAGAAGGCGGCATCTTAAAATATCTAGAAGAAATTCCAGCCAGCGACTCTATGTGGCAAGGCGATTGCTTCGTTTTTGATAACCGCGTGTCGGTCAATCATAACTTAGAAAAAGGCAACTATGAGCAATGCTTCGCCTGCCGTATGCCCATTACTGTCGATGACATGCAAAGCCTTGCTTACATCAAAGGCGAGTCATGCCCACACTGCATTAATAAAGCGACCGACGAGCAAAAATCCCGTTTTCGTGAGCGCGAGCATCAAATGCAGCTGGCAAAGAAACGTGGCGAAGCGCATATTGGTAGTGATGTGATTGATGTGATTGAGAAACGCAAAGCCGCTAAAATCGAAGCACGTCGCCAAGCAGAGGAAGCCAATAAAGCTAACGCTGAATAA
- a CDS encoding DUF2569 domain-containing protein encodes MAEHLKGIGEEPLEGIGGWLWLVALGIVASPLRIIFLIFPLYSEIFKDGSWEILTSSGTEAYHPMWAPIILAEMTINGALVLTWIFVGFLFFLKKAVFPKFYIGILLFTLVFIIIDAMAVKIIFPNDPIFDPDTTKELVRTLVACLIWIPYILISKRVQATFVKEL; translated from the coding sequence GTGGCAGAACACTTAAAAGGGATAGGCGAAGAACCGTTAGAAGGGATAGGCGGTTGGCTGTGGTTGGTCGCTCTTGGGATAGTAGCTTCACCTTTACGAATCATCTTTCTTATTTTTCCACTTTATTCTGAAATATTCAAAGATGGTTCTTGGGAGATATTGACCTCATCAGGAACCGAAGCGTATCATCCTATGTGGGCGCCAATCATATTAGCAGAAATGACTATTAATGGTGCATTAGTGCTCACATGGATATTTGTTGGATTCTTATTCTTCTTGAAGAAGGCTGTCTTTCCAAAGTTCTATATCGGCATTCTACTGTTTACTCTCGTATTCATCATTATCGATGCGATGGCGGTTAAAATTATTTTCCCTAATGATCCTATTTTCGATCCTGATACGACTAAAGAGCTGGTTCGAACGCTTGTCGCTTGTCTTATATGGATACCCTACATTCTTATTTCGAAGCGAGTACAAGCTACTTTTGTGAAAGAACTGTGA
- a CDS encoding protein disulfide oxidoreductase — MTTDTDTDTEKSIKKPKKTPKQKGLSIAKNILIYGLVFAVIYTAINWWRQPIMPANPQLQLTDYQGQVVDLAALSNEQPTLVYFWGTWCPICSITSPTIDRLAAANDYPVVTIAIKSGTDQELHRYLNENSYRFTTINDQEGSIFADWQGQVTPSYVILKNGEMTQGLTGIQPLWSLKLRLWLSSVF, encoded by the coding sequence ATGACGACTGATACTGATACTGATACTGAAAAATCCATTAAAAAGCCAAAGAAAACACCCAAGCAAAAGGGGTTGTCTATCGCTAAAAATATCCTCATATATGGCTTGGTATTTGCTGTTATTTATACCGCTATTAATTGGTGGCGACAGCCTATCATGCCAGCCAACCCGCAATTGCAACTGACCGATTATCAAGGGCAAGTCGTTGACTTAGCGGCGCTGAGCAATGAACAACCAACGCTGGTGTATTTTTGGGGCACGTGGTGTCCCATTTGTAGTATCACCTCGCCGACCATAGACAGACTTGCCGCCGCAAATGATTATCCGGTCGTTACGATTGCTATTAAATCAGGTACTGACCAAGAGCTGCATCGCTACCTTAATGAAAACAGCTATCGCTTTACGACGATAAATGATCAAGAAGGCAGCATCTTCGCTGATTGGCAAGGACAAGTGACACCTTCGTATGTCATATTAAAGAATGGCGAGATGACTCAAGGTTTGACGGGCATTCAACCCTTATGGTCGCTGAAATTGCGCTTATGGTTATCATCAGTTTTTTAA
- a CDS encoding BLUF domain-containing protein: MPSSHNNRVSSWDEIEDSALVQLVYVSSLTLVSRLSASIFDEVECHARNYNQQHGITGTLCYGSGHFLQCIEGEKAHVFALKQRIFADKRHKNTEILLLQTIEHRRFADWRMRLLFLERWLWSPASKKQAAQLSPYLPFAPHNWSPDRTENFLQIIKTFDTPPHIKAAGITYNALGNMFRHIAAPHQAFLIVQGFLSVLLVVALVLLFL; this comes from the coding sequence ATGCCCTCAAGTCACAACAATAGAGTCAGTAGCTGGGATGAGATAGAAGACTCAGCGCTGGTTCAATTGGTGTATGTTAGTAGTTTGACACTTGTCTCACGTTTAAGTGCCTCTATATTTGATGAAGTAGAATGTCATGCGCGTAACTATAATCAACAGCATGGCATTACAGGTACTCTATGTTATGGTAGTGGTCATTTTTTGCAATGCATCGAGGGTGAGAAAGCGCACGTATTTGCCTTAAAGCAACGCATATTTGCGGATAAGCGCCATAAGAATACTGAAATATTGCTGTTACAGACGATAGAACATCGCCGTTTTGCGGATTGGCGTATGCGCTTATTATTTTTAGAGCGTTGGTTATGGTCACCAGCGAGCAAAAAGCAAGCCGCACAGTTATCGCCATATTTGCCATTTGCGCCGCATAATTGGTCGCCTGATCGTACCGAGAATTTTTTACAAATCATCAAAACCTTTGATACGCCGCCACATATCAAAGCGGCTGGTATTACCTATAATGCACTGGGCAATATGTTTCGTCATATCGCCGCCCCGCACCAAGCATTTTTAATCGTTCAAGGTTTTTTAAGTGTGTTATTAGTGGTAGCGCTAGTGTTGTTATTTTTATAA
- a CDS encoding bifunctional GNAT family N-acetyltransferase/carbon-nitrogen hydrolase family protein, giving the protein MSKIEKLDDFHLTIAEIKKKDYPQLKALMDRVYVNLGGAWSKNTINTLIDAFPEGQIALFDHDQLIGIVLSMRVDYATFSNPHTYDDLIGHKEIIRDNPEGDAIYGLDALIDPEYRGYRLGRRLYDARKELCRQLNFRAILAGGRIPNYHNHQDLTPGEYIEAVAAREIHDSALSFQLSNGFIVKRILTAYLPDDKQSKGFATLLEWANIYYEPQDYKPNTRKSEVRIGGIQWQMREVESPEELLQQVEFFVDIMADYNSDFACLPEFFNAPLMGLCESTDQNVAIRFLAGYTEWFKNEISHLAVSYNVNVITGSMPYLDEDDTLYNVSYLCRRDGTVEEQRKIHITPHERSAWVIEGGDEVKVFDTDAGRIGILVCYDVEFPELARLMALDDMDILFVPFWTDTQNGYLRVRHCAQARAIENECYVMICGSVGNLPQVESLDIQYAQSSIFSPSDFAFPHDAIMAETTANTEMVFFSDVNLDKLIHVRNEGSVHNLLDRRDDLYSLKWKRKSKVSASKLSDDERLENSGSVLLGDPLQNRAQKP; this is encoded by the coding sequence ATGAGCAAAATAGAAAAACTAGACGACTTTCATCTAACCATCGCTGAAATCAAGAAAAAAGACTATCCACAATTAAAAGCACTGATGGATCGTGTCTATGTCAACTTGGGCGGTGCATGGTCAAAGAACACTATCAATACCTTAATCGATGCCTTCCCTGAAGGTCAGATCGCTTTATTTGATCATGATCAATTGATTGGCATCGTGTTATCTATGCGTGTTGATTATGCCACGTTTTCTAACCCGCACACCTACGACGACTTGATTGGTCATAAAGAGATTATCAGAGACAACCCTGAAGGCGATGCTATTTACGGTTTAGATGCGCTGATCGACCCTGAATACCGTGGTTATCGCCTAGGACGTCGATTATACGATGCCCGTAAAGAGCTGTGTCGCCAGTTAAACTTCCGAGCTATTTTGGCTGGTGGTCGTATCCCGAACTATCATAACCATCAAGATCTCACACCTGGCGAATATATTGAAGCCGTCGCGGCTCGTGAAATTCATGATTCTGCATTGTCTTTCCAACTCTCAAATGGCTTTATCGTCAAGCGTATCTTAACGGCTTATTTGCCTGACGATAAACAATCTAAAGGTTTTGCTACTCTACTTGAGTGGGCAAATATTTATTATGAGCCACAAGATTATAAGCCAAACACTCGTAAGTCTGAGGTGCGTATTGGTGGCATCCAATGGCAAATGCGTGAAGTCGAGTCACCTGAAGAGCTGCTGCAGCAAGTCGAATTCTTTGTCGATATTATGGCTGATTACAACTCTGACTTTGCTTGTTTACCAGAGTTCTTTAACGCACCGCTGATGGGTCTGTGTGAATCGACGGATCAAAACGTCGCTATTCGATTTTTAGCCGGTTATACCGAATGGTTTAAAAATGAGATATCGCATTTAGCGGTCAGCTACAACGTCAACGTCATTACAGGCTCGATGCCGTACTTGGACGAGGACGATACGTTATATAATGTCAGCTACTTGTGCCGCCGCGATGGTACGGTCGAAGAGCAGCGCAAAATCCATATTACCCCGCATGAGCGTAGCGCTTGGGTCATCGAAGGCGGTGACGAGGTTAAGGTGTTTGATACCGATGCCGGTCGTATTGGTATTTTGGTCTGTTATGACGTTGAATTCCCTGAGCTTGCCCGCCTCATGGCACTTGATGACATGGACATCTTGTTCGTGCCTTTTTGGACAGACACGCAAAACGGCTATCTACGCGTGCGCCACTGCGCCCAAGCACGTGCAATTGAAAACGAATGCTATGTGATGATTTGTGGTTCGGTTGGTAACTTACCACAGGTTGAAAGTCTCGATATTCAATATGCGCAGTCCTCTATCTTCTCGCCATCAGATTTTGCTTTCCCGCATGATGCGATTATGGCAGAAACCACTGCCAACACTGAGATGGTATTCTTCTCAGATGTGAACTTAGACAAGCTTATTCATGTCCGTAACGAAGGCTCGGTACATAATCTGCTTGATCGCCGTGATGACTTGTATAGTTTGAAATGGAAAAGAAAATCTAAAGTATCAGCCAGTAAGCTAAGCGATGATGAGCGCCTCGAAAACTCTGGTAGTGTCCTGCTCGGTGATCCATTACAAAACCGTGCGCAAAAACCTTAA
- a CDS encoding FAD-binding oxidoreductase, translated as MDVHQFDASQIKTDPESLEHWGKDWTKHFAPAAAAIVFPKTTEQVQAIVLLANEHNVVLTPSGGRTGLSAGAVAANGEIVVSMDKMNHIGQFYPADRIVEVEAGVITQQLQQFAESKDLYYPVDFASAGSSQIGGNIGTNAGGIKVIRYGMTRQWIMGLTVVTGKGDILQLNRGMVKNATGYDLRQLFIGSEGTLGLVTHAQIKLERQPQDLNVMVLGMDSFNDVMNVLSAFQAKIDLTAFEFFDDVAIDKLMAHGQVQEPFESRTKFYTLLEFEAPYEPIMDKAMAIFEHCMEQGWVVDGVMSQSLAQAEELWKLREYISETISVFTPYKNDVSVLISYVPEFITEIDHIVSSNYPDFEVCWFGHIGDGNLHLNILKPENMSKDDFFAECQIVNKHVFETVQKYGGSVSAEHGVGMTKKPYLQYSRSEIEIEYLREVKKVFDPNNIMNRGKIFDM; from the coding sequence ATGGATGTTCATCAGTTTGACGCCAGCCAAATCAAAACCGACCCTGAGAGCTTAGAGCATTGGGGCAAGGACTGGACCAAGCATTTTGCGCCTGCCGCTGCTGCCATCGTCTTTCCGAAGACTACTGAGCAAGTACAAGCCATCGTACTGCTTGCCAATGAGCATAATGTCGTCCTAACGCCAAGTGGCGGTCGTACCGGTTTGTCAGCTGGCGCCGTCGCCGCCAATGGCGAGATTGTCGTCAGTATGGATAAGATGAACCATATCGGACAGTTCTATCCAGCCGATCGAATAGTTGAAGTCGAAGCAGGCGTCATTACTCAGCAGTTGCAACAATTTGCTGAATCGAAAGACCTTTATTACCCTGTTGACTTTGCCTCAGCTGGCTCAAGCCAAATCGGTGGTAATATCGGCACTAATGCAGGCGGTATCAAAGTCATACGCTACGGCATGACTCGTCAATGGATCATGGGGCTGACAGTGGTCACTGGTAAAGGCGATATCTTACAGCTCAACCGCGGTATGGTCAAAAACGCCACTGGTTATGACTTGCGTCAATTGTTTATCGGTAGCGAAGGCACGCTTGGGCTTGTCACTCATGCGCAAATCAAGCTTGAGCGTCAGCCACAAGACTTAAATGTCATGGTACTTGGTATGGACAGCTTTAATGATGTGATGAATGTGCTATCAGCCTTTCAAGCGAAGATTGATTTGACCGCTTTTGAATTCTTTGATGATGTGGCTATTGATAAGTTGATGGCACACGGTCAAGTACAAGAACCATTTGAGTCGCGTACCAAGTTCTATACGCTATTAGAGTTTGAAGCGCCATACGAGCCGATCATGGATAAAGCCATGGCGATATTTGAGCATTGTATGGAGCAAGGCTGGGTCGTCGATGGTGTCATGAGCCAGAGCTTGGCACAGGCTGAAGAGCTGTGGAAATTGCGCGAATACATCTCTGAAACCATTTCAGTATTTACCCCTTATAAGAACGATGTATCCGTACTGATAAGCTATGTCCCTGAGTTTATCACCGAGATTGATCACATCGTTAGCAGCAACTACCCTGACTTTGAGGTTTGCTGGTTCGGGCATATCGGTGATGGTAACTTGCACCTTAATATTCTAAAGCCTGAAAACATGAGCAAAGATGATTTCTTTGCTGAATGTCAAATCGTCAACAAACACGTGTTTGAGACGGTGCAAAAATATGGCGGTTCAGTCTCTGCCGAACATGGCGTCGGTATGACTAAAAAGCCCTATTTACAATATAGCCGCAGCGAGATTGAGATTGAGTACTTACGAGAGGTAAAAAAAGTCTTTGATCCGAATAACATTATGAACCGTGGCAAGATTTTTGATATGTAA
- the uraH gene encoding hydroxyisourate hydrolase, whose protein sequence is MKNNLLKAAAFGSVLAMTATASHAAGDQDKYQLSSHILDISTGKPAPNVNVKLMMQEKTGSWKLLNAQKTDNNGRIGNFLPNQDGVEHDGTYKLIFETTPYFRNQGLESFYPYVEVNFNIEGDNHYHVPITLSPYGYSTYRGS, encoded by the coding sequence ATGAAAAACAACTTACTCAAGGCAGCTGCATTTGGTAGCGTATTAGCTATGACTGCAACGGCTAGCCATGCTGCTGGTGATCAAGATAAATATCAATTATCTAGTCATATTTTAGATATTAGCACGGGTAAACCAGCACCAAACGTCAATGTAAAACTGATGATGCAAGAGAAAACTGGTAGCTGGAAATTGCTTAATGCGCAAAAGACTGATAATAATGGTCGTATCGGCAACTTCTTACCGAATCAAGACGGTGTTGAGCATGACGGTACTTATAAGTTGATTTTTGAGACGACTCCTTATTTCCGAAATCAAGGTCTAGAGTCTTTCTATCCGTATGTTGAAGTCAATTTCAATATCGAAGGCGATAACCATTACCATGTGCCAATCACTTTGTCTCCATACGGCTATAGCACTTACCGCGGTAGCTAA